A single Thermaerobacter sp. FW80 DNA region contains:
- a CDS encoding heme A synthase, producing MARTEVRQGSAHGDRRTAVAAAGRAGRHRGTSRAVAPVPGWLRALAVVATVTMFLVVVAGALVTATGSGEGCGRSWPLCGSPVWTVQAVIEFSHRVVSGVAALVVVALAWVAPRRLGGRRDARWLAGVAVAFLFLQAGLGAGVVLWGQSDAVLALHFGISLVSFASVALLGLRVWRAASSPAAAPAPSGSAAGYGNGADAGPAGGRRPGDGVEPPDRGHDAGAGAAREVAAIPVGWRRAVWGLLAYTYGVVYTGAYVRHTQTSLACPAWPHCGAPWEGAAAIQMAHRLAAGLLVLAVVAMAVAARRVARRADGRPLRSASRAAGVTGTLVGPVAAAWTNPAAPRGALARGLAWAAVLAVLQALSGAYVVLSRLDLPATMLHSSLMALLFTVLCHVALEVAGPGWSVAAYGQPAPGARAGGAGGPGRAGAAGEVGAPAGA from the coding sequence ACGAGCCGAGCGGTGGCCCCCGTACCCGGATGGTTGCGGGCCCTGGCGGTGGTGGCCACGGTCACCATGTTCCTGGTGGTCGTGGCCGGCGCCCTGGTCACCGCCACCGGTTCCGGCGAGGGGTGCGGGCGGTCCTGGCCGCTGTGCGGCTCCCCGGTGTGGACCGTGCAGGCGGTCATCGAGTTCAGCCACCGGGTGGTCTCCGGCGTGGCGGCCCTGGTGGTGGTGGCGCTGGCGTGGGTCGCGCCCCGCAGGCTGGGCGGACGGCGGGACGCCCGCTGGCTGGCGGGGGTGGCCGTGGCGTTCCTGTTCCTGCAGGCGGGACTCGGGGCCGGGGTGGTCCTGTGGGGGCAGTCGGACGCGGTGCTGGCCCTGCACTTCGGGATCTCGCTGGTGTCCTTCGCGTCCGTCGCCCTGCTCGGGCTCCGGGTCTGGCGCGCTGCGTCGTCTCCGGCCGCGGCGCCGGCGCCGTCGGGGTCTGCGGCGGGGTACGGCAATGGCGCCGATGCGGGACCGGCGGGCGGGCGTCGGCCGGGGGACGGCGTCGAGCCCCCGGATCGCGGCCACGACGCGGGGGCCGGGGCCGCCCGGGAGGTGGCGGCCATCCCGGTCGGGTGGCGCCGGGCCGTCTGGGGCCTGCTCGCCTACACCTACGGGGTGGTCTACACGGGGGCCTACGTCCGGCACACCCAGACCAGCCTCGCCTGTCCCGCCTGGCCGCACTGCGGCGCGCCCTGGGAGGGGGCCGCTGCGATCCAGATGGCCCATCGGCTGGCGGCCGGCCTGTTGGTGCTGGCCGTGGTGGCCATGGCGGTGGCGGCGCGGCGCGTCGCGCGGCGCGCCGACGGGAGGCCGCTGCGGTCCGCGTCCCGGGCTGCCGGGGTGACGGGGACCCTGGTGGGACCCGTCGCCGCCGCCTGGACGAACCCGGCGGCGCCGCGCGGGGCGCTGGCGCGCGGGCTCGCGTGGGCCGCGGTGCTCGCCGTCCTGCAGGCGCTGAGCGGAGCGTACGTGGTGCTCAGCCGCCTCGATCTGCCGGCGACCATGTTGCACAGCAGCCTGATGGCCCTGCTCTTCACCGTCCTCTGCCACGTGGCGCTGGAGGTGGCCGGACCCGGGTGGTCCGTGGCCGCCTACGGCCAGCCGGCACCGGGGGCCCGCGCCGGCGGAGCAGGAGGACCCGGTCGGGCGGGGGCGGCCGGAGAGGTGGGCGCGCCGGCGGGCGCGTAG
- a CDS encoding heme o synthase, with protein sequence MSVPDSAALARAVPASRSETLRDYLTLMKPGVMLLVLVTTAASMWVALGQAPHPWTLLLTLGGTLLAGGAAAALNHVLDRDMDAAMPRTSRRPIAAGRVQPIHATVFAIALGIASFVLLYTQVNPLTAYIAVAGLVYYVGIYTAWLKRRTPQNIVIGGAAGAVGPLIGWAAATGELDLAAVLMFLIVFFWTPPHFWALAVVLRDEYAQAKVPMLPVVAGVEATLRQIYVYTWVTVAATLATAPLGGLRWIYALAAVGLGARFLRMAASLMARPSDALARALYGYSIVYLFGLFTAMVVDVTLRQVWAMLSG encoded by the coding sequence ATGAGCGTACCCGACAGCGCCGCGCTGGCGCGCGCGGTGCCCGCCAGCCGCAGCGAAACCCTGCGGGACTACCTGACCCTGATGAAGCCCGGTGTCATGCTGCTCGTCCTGGTGACGACCGCGGCCTCCATGTGGGTCGCCCTGGGCCAGGCACCGCATCCTTGGACGCTTCTGCTCACGCTGGGCGGCACCTTGCTCGCGGGCGGGGCCGCCGCCGCGCTGAACCACGTGCTCGATCGCGACATGGACGCGGCGATGCCCAGGACCAGCCGCCGACCCATCGCGGCGGGCCGTGTGCAGCCGATCCACGCCACGGTCTTCGCCATCGCCCTGGGGATCGCGAGCTTCGTCCTGCTCTACACGCAGGTCAACCCCCTGACGGCCTACATCGCCGTGGCCGGTCTCGTCTACTACGTCGGGATCTACACGGCGTGGCTCAAGCGCCGGACGCCCCAGAACATCGTCATCGGCGGGGCGGCCGGCGCCGTGGGCCCGTTGATCGGCTGGGCCGCGGCCACGGGCGAGCTCGACCTGGCCGCCGTCCTGATGTTCCTGATCGTCTTCTTCTGGACGCCGCCCCACTTCTGGGCCCTGGCCGTGGTGCTGCGCGACGAGTACGCCCAGGCCAAGGTGCCGATGCTGCCGGTGGTGGCGGGGGTGGAGGCCACCCTCCGGCAGATCTACGTCTACACCTGGGTCACGGTGGCCGCCACCCTGGCCACGGCGCCGCTGGGAGGGCTGCGTTGGATCTACGCGCTCGCGGCCGTGGGACTGGGGGCCCGCTTCCTGCGCATGGCGGCCAGTCTCATGGCCCGGCCGAGCGACGCCCTCGCCCGCGCGTTGTACGGCTACAGCATCGTCTACCTGTTCGGCCTGTTCACAGCCATGGTCGTGGACGTCACGCTGCGGCAGGTCTGGGCGATGTTGTCCGGCTGA
- the coxB gene encoding cytochrome c oxidase subunit II, producing the protein MHQVTERDNRRGGAIMTLLVGLVLVAGVASTVYATKRWWLPPLVSAAAAPIDHMFNLLMVTIGIVFVLTQGALAWFVWQAARNPRALYWHENRRLETTWTVVTAVVLTAFIVMGYQIWLSLHAPTAAAAEKTAVVEVWGQQFFWTARYPGPDGQFGKTDPQYVDFQKNPFGIDPNDPAGRDDIVVDGSKEPIVVPAGYRVTVRLASRDVIHSFFVPSLRVKMDAVPGQVNEVYVEPTEPGTYEIACAELCGVGHFAMRGELRVVSEADWQAWLQERAGEHGGTAQ; encoded by the coding sequence ATGCATCAGGTGACGGAGCGCGACAACCGGCGCGGAGGCGCCATCATGACCTTGCTCGTCGGGCTGGTCCTGGTGGCGGGCGTGGCCAGCACGGTCTACGCCACCAAGCGCTGGTGGCTGCCACCCCTGGTGTCGGCCGCGGCGGCACCCATCGACCACATGTTCAACCTGCTGATGGTCACCATTGGCATCGTCTTCGTGCTGACCCAGGGGGCGCTGGCCTGGTTCGTCTGGCAGGCGGCCCGGAATCCCAGGGCCCTGTACTGGCACGAGAACCGGCGGCTGGAGACCACCTGGACGGTGGTGACCGCGGTAGTCCTGACGGCCTTCATCGTCATGGGCTACCAGATCTGGCTGTCGCTCCACGCGCCGACGGCCGCGGCGGCGGAGAAGACGGCGGTGGTGGAGGTCTGGGGGCAGCAGTTCTTCTGGACCGCGCGCTATCCCGGGCCGGACGGCCAATTCGGCAAGACGGACCCCCAGTACGTGGACTTCCAGAAGAACCCGTTCGGCATCGATCCCAATGACCCGGCCGGCCGTGACGACATCGTCGTCGACGGCTCCAAGGAGCCGATCGTGGTCCCGGCGGGGTACCGGGTGACGGTGCGGCTCGCGTCGCGGGACGTGATCCACAGCTTCTTCGTCCCGTCCCTCCGGGTGAAGATGGACGCGGTGCCCGGCCAGGTCAACGAGGTCTACGTCGAGCCGACGGAGCCCGGCACCTACGAGATCGCGTGCGCGGAGCTGTGCGGCGTCGGGCACTTCGCGATGCGTGGCGAGCTCCGGGTGGTCTCCGAGGCGGACTGGCAGGCGTGGCTCCAGGAGCGCGCGGGTGAGCACGGCGGGACGGCCCAGTGA
- a CDS encoding cbb3-type cytochrome c oxidase subunit I, producing MAHGGTPAAVAGHATEAAHHHAPQSFWRRYVFSTDHKIIAIQYLLTSLIMAAVGGFLAMLMRVQLGWPGKEWPLLEAIMPNAFKGGQMDPDFYYGAVTMHGTIMVFFFLTTALSGGFANFLIPLQIGARDMAFPVLNMLSFWAFPVSIAFALASFFVQGGAPGTGWTAYVPLSERETAGQTLWLISVFILMLAFLAGGINYITTTLNMRTKGMSMSRLPLTVWALFATALIGLFAFPALMAACLMLIFDRVGGTHFFDPAGGGDPILWQHLFWFFGHPEVYIVILPAMGIVSEVLAAHGRKPVFGYKYMVGSMLTIAGLSFLVWGHHMFSSGMSPTLGSIFMVTTLAIAIPSAIKTFNWLATIYRSKMRFTAASLYAIGFVSLFITGGLTGIILGNPSVDLYFHDTYFVVGHFHFIMGAAALFGVFAGIYHWFPKMFGRMMNERLGKIHFWLTFLGIYGTFFPMHFLGTAGMPRRIYNWDAYQFLGDVATLNHVISISAFVLGAAQLIFAYNLFYSMFRGPKAERNPWQANTLEWWAPSPPPHGNWDEAEPVVYRWPYEYSPKDAPEGVDHIPQWLPEPAMAVAGRDGQRAR from the coding sequence ATGGCCCACGGCGGGACCCCGGCGGCCGTGGCGGGGCACGCCACCGAGGCGGCCCATCACCACGCGCCGCAGAGCTTCTGGCGCCGTTACGTCTTCAGCACGGACCACAAGATCATCGCCATCCAGTACCTCTTGACGTCGCTGATCATGGCGGCGGTGGGTGGCTTCCTGGCTATGCTGATGCGCGTGCAGCTGGGCTGGCCGGGGAAGGAGTGGCCGTTGCTGGAGGCCATCATGCCCAACGCCTTCAAGGGCGGGCAGATGGATCCGGACTTCTACTACGGGGCCGTGACCATGCACGGCACCATCATGGTGTTCTTCTTCCTGACCACGGCCCTGAGCGGCGGGTTCGCCAACTTCCTGATCCCGCTGCAGATCGGTGCCCGGGACATGGCCTTCCCGGTTCTCAACATGCTGTCCTTCTGGGCGTTCCCGGTGTCCATCGCCTTCGCCCTGGCGTCCTTCTTCGTCCAGGGCGGCGCGCCGGGTACCGGTTGGACGGCCTACGTGCCCCTCAGCGAACGCGAGACGGCCGGCCAGACCCTCTGGCTGATCTCGGTATTCATCCTGATGCTGGCGTTCCTGGCGGGTGGCATCAACTACATCACGACCACCCTCAACATGCGCACCAAGGGCATGTCCATGAGCCGGCTGCCCCTGACGGTGTGGGCGCTGTTCGCCACGGCGCTGATCGGGCTGTTCGCCTTCCCGGCGCTGATGGCGGCGTGCCTGATGCTGATCTTCGACCGGGTCGGCGGCACCCACTTCTTCGACCCGGCCGGCGGCGGTGACCCGATCCTGTGGCAGCACCTGTTCTGGTTCTTCGGTCACCCCGAGGTCTACATCGTCATCCTGCCGGCCATGGGCATCGTGTCCGAGGTCCTGGCGGCCCACGGCCGCAAGCCGGTCTTCGGCTACAAGTACATGGTCGGGTCGATGCTGACCATCGCGGGCTTGAGCTTCCTCGTCTGGGGGCACCACATGTTCTCCAGCGGCATGAGCCCGACGCTGGGCAGCATCTTCATGGTGACGACCCTGGCCATCGCAATCCCGTCGGCCATCAAGACGTTCAACTGGCTGGCGACCATCTACCGGTCGAAGATGCGGTTCACGGCGGCGTCGCTGTACGCCATCGGCTTCGTGTCGCTGTTCATCACCGGCGGCCTGACGGGCATCATCCTGGGCAACCCGTCCGTCGACTTGTACTTCCATGACACGTACTTTGTCGTCGGCCACTTCCACTTCATCATGGGAGCCGCGGCGCTGTTCGGCGTCTTCGCGGGGATCTACCACTGGTTCCCCAAGATGTTCGGCCGGATGATGAACGAGCGCCTGGGGAAGATCCACTTCTGGCTGACGTTCCTCGGCATCTACGGGACGTTCTTCCCGATGCACTTCCTGGGGACGGCCGGGATGCCACGGCGGATCTACAACTGGGACGCCTATCAATTCCTGGGCGACGTGGCGACCCTGAACCATGTGATCTCCATCTCGGCCTTCGTGCTGGGCGCCGCGCAGTTGATCTTCGCGTACAACCTGTTCTACAGCATGTTCCGGGGTCCGAAGGCCGAGCGGAACCCGTGGCAGGCCAACACCCTGGAGTGGTGGGCGCCGTCGCCGCCGCCCCACGGCAACTGGGACGAGGCCGAGCCGGTGGTGTACCGCTGGCCGTACGAGTACAGCCCCAAGGACGCGCCCGAGGGCGTCGACCACATCCCGCAGTGGCTGCCGGAGCCGGCCATGGCCGTGGCCGGGCGCGACGGCCAGCGGGCGCGGTGA
- a CDS encoding cytochrome c oxidase subunit 3 encodes MSTTIQRPPRQRTRGGRPPGRERPAVPAMPGGRIHTPGRVPPNGWDGRGGGPGPAGDDDAARSRAATMATWLVVAAVTLMFMGFTSTYVVRSAEPGWARQALPSLLWWNTAVLLASSVTMEVARRRVGRGDRAGARRALGWTLLLGAVFVIGQGAAWLQWVGAGVGVAESTHAAFFYLLSGVHAAHVAGGLGALGYGMWRLARPARAGQLAGSLTNIATYWHFVDALWVYVFALLLW; translated from the coding sequence ATGTCGACGACGATCCAGCGGCCACCGCGCCAGCGCACCCGCGGGGGGCGGCCGCCGGGGCGGGAGCGCCCGGCCGTCCCGGCGATGCCCGGCGGCCGGATCCACACCCCTGGGCGCGTGCCGCCCAACGGGTGGGACGGCCGCGGTGGCGGCCCCGGTCCCGCGGGGGACGACGACGCGGCGCGCTCCCGGGCGGCGACCATGGCCACCTGGCTGGTGGTGGCGGCCGTCACCCTGATGTTCATGGGGTTCACCAGCACCTACGTGGTGCGCAGCGCGGAGCCGGGCTGGGCCCGCCAGGCCCTGCCGTCCCTGCTGTGGTGGAACACGGCGGTCCTGCTGGCCAGCAGCGTCACCATGGAGGTGGCGCGGCGCCGCGTGGGACGGGGCGACCGGGCGGGGGCGCGCCGGGCCCTGGGGTGGACGCTGCTGCTGGGAGCCGTCTTCGTGATCGGGCAAGGGGCCGCCTGGCTCCAGTGGGTGGGCGCCGGGGTCGGCGTGGCCGAGAGCACGCACGCCGCGTTCTTCTACCTGTTGAGCGGCGTCCACGCCGCGCACGTGGCGGGCGGGCTGGGCGCCCTCGGCTACGGGATGTGGCGCCTGGCGCGGCCTGCACGAGCGGGCCAGCTGGCCGGATCGCTGACCAACATCGCGACGTACTGGCACTTCGTCGACGCGCTGTGGGTGTACGTGTTCGCATTGCTGCTCTGGTGA